In Streptomyces dangxiongensis, one DNA window encodes the following:
- a CDS encoding DUF3311 domain-containing protein has translation MSETPEVRPPVVTPVRVVIALCLVAPFVAMLWVGSYAETDPTFVGIPFFYWYQMLWVLISTALTVLAYQLWQRDQRARSRSAAGRDEEAAK, from the coding sequence ATGTCCGAAACGCCTGAAGTGAGGCCACCGGTGGTGACACCGGTCAGGGTGGTCATCGCCCTGTGTCTCGTCGCGCCCTTCGTGGCGATGCTGTGGGTCGGCTCGTACGCCGAGACGGATCCCACGTTCGTCGGGATCCCGTTCTTCTACTGGTACCAGATGCTCTGGGTGCTGATCTCGACGGCGCTCACGGTCCTCGCGTACCAGCTTTGGCAGCGCGACCAGCGTGCCCGCAGCAGGTCCGCCGCCGGCCGGGACGAGGAGGCGGCGAAGTGA
- the nagB gene encoding glucosamine-6-phosphate deaminase: MEVVIVPDAAAGGELIAEAMAQLLRRKPDALLGVATGSTPLPVYQALTARVRSGAVDASHARIAQLDEYVGLPAEHPESYRSVLRREVLEPLGIDMDAFVGPDGTAEDVQAACEAYDRALVEAGGVDLQLLGIGTDGHIGFNEPCSSLASRTRIKTLTEQTRIDNARFFDGDIEQVPHHVITQGIGTILEARHLVLLATGEGKADAVAATVEGPVAAVCPASALQLHPHATVVVDEAAAAKLKLADYFRHTYANKPQWQGI; encoded by the coding sequence GTGGAAGTTGTCATCGTTCCGGACGCCGCGGCGGGCGGCGAGCTGATCGCCGAGGCCATGGCGCAGCTTCTGCGACGCAAGCCCGACGCCCTGCTCGGTGTGGCCACCGGCTCGACCCCGCTGCCCGTCTACCAGGCACTGACCGCCAGGGTGCGCTCCGGTGCCGTGGACGCCTCCCACGCGCGGATAGCGCAGCTCGACGAGTACGTGGGCCTGCCCGCCGAGCACCCGGAGTCCTATCGCTCGGTGCTGCGCCGCGAGGTGCTCGAACCGCTCGGCATAGACATGGACGCGTTCGTGGGGCCGGACGGCACGGCCGAGGACGTCCAGGCGGCGTGCGAGGCGTACGACCGCGCGCTCGTCGAGGCCGGCGGGGTGGACCTGCAACTGCTCGGCATCGGCACCGACGGGCACATCGGGTTCAACGAGCCGTGCTCCTCGCTCGCCTCGCGCACCCGGATCAAGACCCTGACCGAGCAGACCCGGATCGACAACGCCCGCTTCTTCGACGGCGACATCGAGCAGGTTCCGCACCACGTCATCACCCAGGGCATCGGGACCATCCTGGAGGCCCGGCACCTGGTGCTGCTGGCCACCGGCGAGGGCAAGGCGGACGCGGTCGCCGCGACCGTCGAGGGCCCGGTCGCCGCGGTCTGCCCGGCCTCCGCGCTCCAGCTCCACCCGCATGCCACGGTGGTCGTCGACGAGGCCGCCGCCGCCAAGCTGAAGCTGGCCGACTACTTCCGGCACACGTACGCCAACAAGCCTCAGTGGCAGGGGATCTAG
- a CDS encoding GntR family transcriptional regulator, whose amino-acid sequence MSTDVSSAENETGTTVRTARVPKYYRLKKHLLDMTETQAPGTPVPPERTLAAEFDTSRTTVRQALQELVVEGRLERIQGKGTFVAKPKVSQALQLTSYTEDMRAQGLEPTSQLLDIGYVTADDRLAGLLDITAGGRVLRIERLRMANAEPMAIETTHLSAKRFPALRRSLAKYTSLYTALAEVYDVHLAEAEETIETSLATPREAGLLGTDVGLPMLMLSRHSLDRGGDPVEWVRSVYRGDRYKFVARLKRPVD is encoded by the coding sequence ATGAGCACCGACGTCAGCAGTGCGGAGAACGAAACAGGCACGACCGTCCGTACCGCGCGCGTGCCCAAGTACTACCGCTTGAAGAAGCACCTGCTCGACATGACGGAGACGCAGGCGCCGGGCACGCCGGTCCCGCCCGAGCGCACCCTGGCCGCCGAGTTCGACACCTCCCGCACCACGGTCCGCCAGGCACTCCAGGAACTCGTCGTGGAGGGCCGGCTCGAACGCATCCAGGGCAAGGGCACCTTCGTGGCCAAGCCCAAGGTCTCCCAGGCGCTCCAGCTCACCTCCTACACCGAGGACATGCGGGCCCAGGGTCTGGAGCCGACCTCGCAGCTCCTGGACATCGGGTACGTCACGGCCGACGACCGGCTCGCCGGGCTGCTCGACATCACCGCCGGCGGTCGGGTGCTGCGCATCGAGCGGCTGCGCATGGCCAACGCCGAGCCGATGGCGATCGAGACCACTCATCTGTCGGCCAAGCGCTTCCCGGCCCTGCGGCGGTCGCTGGCGAAGTACACCTCGCTGTACACCGCGCTCGCCGAGGTCTACGACGTGCACCTCGCCGAGGCCGAGGAGACCATCGAGACCTCCCTGGCCACCCCGCGCGAGGCCGGGCTGCTCGGCACCGACGTGGGCCTGCCGATGCTGATGCTCTCCCGGCACTCCCTGGACCGTGGCGGCGATCCGGTGGAGTGGGTGCGCTCGGTGTACCGCGGGGACCGGTACAAGTTCGTGGCGCGGCTGAAGCGGCCCGTGGACTAG